From the genome of Agromyces intestinalis:
CCGCGGTCGCGACCACGATCAGCACCGCGAGCGCGCCGACGCTGGCGAGCGGCTTCGCCACGAGGTACATCAGCGCGAGCCGGGCGACGTCGCGCGTGCGGAACGAGAACACCGCGGCGATCACGAGCGCGTGCAGGGTCAGCACCCCGACCACCGCGGCGAGCACGATCGCGATGACCGCGAAGATCGGGTCGACCCCGGCCGCCGCCGCGAACGCCACGTTGATCGCGAGCACGGTGAGCACCACCAGCGCGGGCACCCACACGAGCAGCACGTCGCGCAGGTCACGCCACCACGCCCGCCAGAACCGCGGCCACACGACGAGGTCGTGCGAGCCGTCGAGCGCCCGGAACGTTCCGATCACTGCGGCGAGCGCCGGCCCGAGCGGCACGAGGCACAGCGCGTAGAGCGGGATGTTGCTCGGGTGCGGCTGCAGGAACAGCATGCCCAGGATGCCCGGCGCGACCGCCGCGAGGAACGCGAGCTCAGCGACGAGCATCCGGTACACGGTTCCGGTGATGCGGTCGAACGCGGTGCGTGGCATCCGTGCCATGGAGCATCCTCTCGATTCATTGCGACGACCCCAAGGGCGGACCCGCGTCCAGTTCGACCGGGTCCGCCCCTGGGGCGTCAGCGTCAGGCGGTGCGACCTACTCGGCGCTGCCGCCCTCCGACAGCACCTTCGCCTGGCGCTGCTGGGCCTCGTTCAGCATGTCGACGTACTGATCCAGGTTCGCCGACTTCAGCTCGTCGACGTACGCGTCCCACTCGCTGAGCGGGCGGTCGCCGTTGATGAAGGCCGCCGTGTTCTGTCGCACGATGTCGAGCAGCGCGGTCTTCCAAAGGCCGGCCTGCTCGTTCTCGAGCTCGGTGAGCGGCGCGGCCGGGGCCGTGGGCAGCTGCTCCTTGGTCAGCATCGAGTCGACGAACTCGCGCGTCTCGGGGAGCATCATCGACAGGCGCAGCTCTTCGGTGCCGCCCTCGGCCGGCATGAAGGCGCCGTTGGCGAATCCGCCGTCGACGTTCAGCAGCTTGGTGGCGCCGGGGTTGAGCAGGTCCTTCGCGCGGTCCCAGTCGGCGGTGAGGGTGCGGGTGCCGCCGCTCTTCTCGAAGGTCAGGCCCTCGACGCCCCACTTGGCGAACTCCTGGCCCTCGTCCGAGTAGTACAGCCAGTCGATGAACTGCAGCAGCGCCTTGAAGTGCGGCTGCTCGGCGGCCTTGGCCGAGATCATCAGGCCGGGCAGGCCGTCGACACGGCCACCCGAGGCGAGGTGGTCGCCGGCAGGACCGGCGGGCACGCGGACGAGTGCGACGTCGGCCTCGGTGTTGCCGACCTCGGCGAACGAGGTGCGCGACTGCGGCAGGAACTGGTCGTTGCCGCCGATCACGAACGAATCGCCGTTGAAGAAGCTCGCCTTGGCGTCGTCGTCGGTCTGGGTGACGCTCGCCGGGTTGAGCACGCCGTCCTCGACGAGACCGTGGTAGTACTCGAGCAGGCTCTTGTACTCGTCGGTCGCGCCGGCGTAGACGAACTCGTCACCGTTCCACCAGCCGCCCGAGCCGGCCGCCAGGCCCCAGCCCGCGGTGATGCCGAAGTTCGGCGCCGCGAAGTTCAGCGCGCCGCCCAGCGGGTCGGGGTCGTTGTACTGGTCGGAGATCACGTACTTGTCGGGGTACGCCGCCTTCACCTTCTTGAGGTCGTCGGCGAAGTCGTCGAAGGTCTCGGGGGCGTAGCTGAGACCCAGCTGGTCCCAGATGTCCTTGCGCACCACGTACGAGTACTGCGGCACGTTGATCTCGGAGATGCCGGGCAGCAGGTAGTACTTGCCGTCGTCCTTGCGCAGCACCGCGTCGATGTCGTCCTGCAGGCCCCACTTCTCGACCTTGTCGGTGAAGTTCGGCATGTACTGCACGAAGTCGCTCACCGGCAGGATCGCGCCGCCGGCGACGAACGGGGTCTCCTGGCCGGGGTAGGTGACGGTGATGATCTCGGGGGCGTTGCCGCTCGCGATCGCCGCCGACCGGGCGTCCTCGTAGCCGGTGCGCGGAGCGCTCTCGATGTCGAACGACACCTTCTGGTTCTCGGCGAGGGCCTGGAAGAACGGCCAGTCCTCGTTGAGCGGGTACGCCTCGTGGTCGCGGTAGAACATCGAGAACGTGACATCCTCGGTGGCCTCGAAGGTGTCGCCGACGCCGAAGTCGGCCATCGCGCCGACGTCCTTGCCGGTGAAATCGAAGTCGCCGTCGTCGCCGCCGTCGTCGGCGGAGCAGCCGGTGAGTGCGAGGCCGGCCACGGCGAGGCCGGCGACGAGCGCCGTGATGCCGCGGCGCCGACGCATCGGTGCGCCTGCGTGCTGTGTCATCTGGGTTCCTTTTCTCTCGGTCGGTGGTGCGGAGGGTGGTGCGGTGCGCTGGATCTGTGGGTGGAGAAGGGCGGGTCGGATGTCTCGGGCCGGATGTCTCGGGCTCAGGCCTTGACCGAGCCGAGCATCACGCCCGAGACGAAGTACTTCTGCAGGAACGGGTAGAGGCACACGATCGGCAGCACGGTGAGCAGCATCGTCACGGCCTTGACGTTCGCCGCGATCTGCAGGCCTTCGGCGCTGTCCTGCGGCTGCGCCGACGAGAGCAACAGGTTCCGCAGGTAGACCGTCACGGGGTACAGCTCGGGTTTGCTCATGTAGAGCACGGCCGAGAACCACGAATTCCAGAACGTGACAGCGTAGAAGAGCACCATCGTCGCGATGACGGCCTTCGAGAGCGGCAGCACGATGCGCCAGAGGATGCCGTAGGTGGTGAGCCCGTCGATGGCGGCGGCCTCTTCGAGCTCTTCGGGGAAGTTCTCGAAGAACGCCTTCATCACCAGCAGGTTGAAGATGCTGATCGCGTTCGGGATCACGATCGCCCAGATCGTGTTGCGCCACCCGAGCGAGTTGATGAGCACGTAGTTCGGGATGATGCCGCCCGCGAAGAACATGGTGAACACGGCGATGCCGACGAAGAACGCCCGACCCTTCAGCCGCTTCTTCGACAGGGCGTAGGCGAAGATCGTGGTGAGCACCATCGAGATCGCGGTGGCGACGGTCGTGTACAGGATCGTGTTGCCGTAGTTGCGCCAGAACATCGGGTCGCCCATGACGATGCCGAAGGTCGTGACGTTGAACCCGAGCGGGATGACGCTGACCTGCCCGGCGTTGATGTACCCCTGCGAGCTGAATGCGACCGCGACCACGTTCAGGAACGGGTAGAGCGTCACGAAGCAGATCGCGAGGATCAGCACCGCGTTGACGACGCGGAACACGGTGTACCCGCGCGAGTCGCGGATGCCGCCGACCTTCCTCGGGCGGAAGAGCTTCGCGACGGTGCGGTCGGCGGGCCGGCCGATGCTCGTCGTGAGCGTGCCGGTCTGCAGGTCGGGCGTGGTCACCACAGGCTGGCTCCCGTCACTCGGCGCGAGATGAGGTTCGCGCTCAACACCAGGAAGAGGCCGATCAGCGCCTCGAACAGGCCCACCGCGGTGGCGTACGAGAAGCTCCCGGAGCCGATGCCGACGCGATACAGGTAGGTCGCGATGATGTCGGCGCTCGACAGGTTGAGGGGGTTGTAGAGCAGCAGCACCTTCTCGAAGCTCACCGACAGGAACGTGCCGATGTTGAGGATGAGCAGCACGACGATGGTGGGCGCGATGCCGGGCAGGGTCACGTGCCACGTCTGCTTCCATCGCCCGGCGCCGTCGATGCGGGCCGCCTCGTAGAGCTGCGGGTCGATCGTGGTGAGTGCGGCGAGGTAGAGGATCGTGCCCCAGCCCACGGTCTGCCAGACCTCGCTGCTGACGAAGATAGGGCGGAACCACTCGGGTTTCTGGATGAAGTCGATCGGGGTGCCGCCGAGCGCGTCGACGATCTGGTTCACCGTGCCCCGGGTCGAGACGAGTTGCAGCACCATGCCCGCGACGATCACGACCGACATGAAGTGCGGCAGGTAGCTGATCGACTGCGCGATGCGCTTGAACTTCGCCGAGCGCAGCTCGTTGAGCATGAGGGCGAGGATGATCGGCAACGGGAAGATCAGCACGAGGCAGAGCGCGCCGAGGATGATCGTGTTCGTGAAGACCCGCCAGAACGTCGGGTCGTTGATGAACATCTCGAAGTAGTGGAAGCCGACCCACTCGT
Proteins encoded in this window:
- a CDS encoding DUF624 domain-containing protein, giving the protein MARMPRTAFDRITGTVYRMLVAELAFLAAVAPGILGMLFLQPHPSNIPLYALCLVPLGPALAAVIGTFRALDGSHDLVVWPRFWRAWWRDLRDVLLVWVPALVVLTVLAINVAFAAAAGVDPIFAVIAIVLAAVVGVLTLHALVIAAVFSFRTRDVARLALMYLVAKPLASVGALAVLIVVATAAATGFAWLIALAGSLLGVFLLANSRAMVADITARFTDEPNPRLAE
- a CDS encoding extracellular solute-binding protein, whose amino-acid sequence is MTQHAGAPMRRRRGITALVAGLAVAGLALTGCSADDGGDDGDFDFTGKDVGAMADFGVGDTFEATEDVTFSMFYRDHEAYPLNEDWPFFQALAENQKVSFDIESAPRTGYEDARSAAIASGNAPEIITVTYPGQETPFVAGGAILPVSDFVQYMPNFTDKVEKWGLQDDIDAVLRKDDGKYYLLPGISEINVPQYSYVVRKDIWDQLGLSYAPETFDDFADDLKKVKAAYPDKYVISDQYNDPDPLGGALNFAAPNFGITAGWGLAAGSGGWWNGDEFVYAGATDEYKSLLEYYHGLVEDGVLNPASVTQTDDDAKASFFNGDSFVIGGNDQFLPQSRTSFAEVGNTEADVALVRVPAGPAGDHLASGGRVDGLPGLMISAKAAEQPHFKALLQFIDWLYYSDEGQEFAKWGVEGLTFEKSGGTRTLTADWDRAKDLLNPGATKLLNVDGGFANGAFMPAEGGTEELRLSMMLPETREFVDSMLTKEQLPTAPAAPLTELENEQAGLWKTALLDIVRQNTAAFINGDRPLSEWDAYVDELKSANLDQYVDMLNEAQQRQAKVLSEGGSAE
- a CDS encoding carbohydrate ABC transporter permease, with the translated sequence MRDSRGYTVFRVVNAVLILAICFVTLYPFLNVVAVAFSSQGYINAGQVSVIPLGFNVTTFGIVMGDPMFWRNYGNTILYTTVATAISMVLTTIFAYALSKKRLKGRAFFVGIAVFTMFFAGGIIPNYVLINSLGWRNTIWAIVIPNAISIFNLLVMKAFFENFPEELEEAAAIDGLTTYGILWRIVLPLSKAVIATMVLFYAVTFWNSWFSAVLYMSKPELYPVTVYLRNLLLSSAQPQDSAEGLQIAANVKAVTMLLTVLPIVCLYPFLQKYFVSGVMLGSVKA
- a CDS encoding ABC transporter permease produces the protein MSTTTNVAIVDAATPAGGAGRAETGSAASGPSKPKRPPRPAKLTWRTALKRDWRLYSLLVLPLVFLLVFRYLPMAGNIIAFRRYRPGGNIFGDEWVGFHYFEMFINDPTFWRVFTNTIILGALCLVLIFPLPIILALMLNELRSAKFKRIAQSISYLPHFMSVVIVAGMVLQLVSTRGTVNQIVDALGGTPIDFIQKPEWFRPIFVSSEVWQTVGWGTILYLAALTTIDPQLYEAARIDGAGRWKQTWHVTLPGIAPTIVVLLILNIGTFLSVSFEKVLLLYNPLNLSSADIIATYLYRVGIGSGSFSYATAVGLFEALIGLFLVLSANLISRRVTGASLW